A genomic segment from Alteribacillus bidgolensis encodes:
- a CDS encoding acyl-CoA dehydrogenase: protein MNFLLTDEQKMIRKMVRDFANNEVAPTAAERDEEEKFDRKLFDQMAELGLTGIPWPEEYGGIGADYLSYVIAVEELSRVCASTGVTLSAHLSLASWPIYTFGNENQKKKYLKALAEGKMMGAYGLTEPGSGSDAAAMKTTAVKDGDDYVLNGSKIFITNGGMADVYVVFAVTSPETKHKGVSAFIIEKDFSGFSVGKKEKKLGIRSSPTTEIIMENCRVPAENLLGEEGEGFKIAMKTLDGGRNGIAAQAVGIAQGALDAATDYAKERKQFGKPIGSMQGISFKLADMATKIEASRLLTYQAAWRESEGVSYGKESAMSKLFAGDTAMEVTTEAVQVFGGYGYTKEYPVERFMRDAKITQIYEGTNEIQRLVIGKMLLAD, encoded by the coding sequence ATGAATTTTCTTTTAACGGATGAACAAAAGATGATACGAAAAATGGTCCGTGATTTTGCGAATAATGAAGTGGCACCTACTGCTGCCGAACGTGATGAAGAAGAAAAATTTGACCGGAAATTGTTTGATCAAATGGCTGAGCTTGGTTTAACCGGTATTCCATGGCCGGAAGAGTACGGCGGCATCGGTGCAGACTATCTTAGTTATGTTATAGCGGTTGAAGAATTGTCCAGAGTGTGTGCTTCCACGGGAGTAACATTATCGGCGCACCTTTCTCTTGCCAGCTGGCCGATTTATACTTTTGGAAATGAAAACCAAAAAAAGAAATATTTAAAAGCGCTGGCAGAAGGCAAAATGATGGGAGCATATGGGCTGACAGAGCCTGGTTCAGGCTCAGATGCAGCAGCGATGAAAACAACTGCTGTAAAAGACGGGGATGATTACGTTCTTAACGGTTCAAAAATATTCATTACCAATGGCGGCATGGCAGACGTTTACGTCGTATTTGCTGTGACATCTCCTGAGACAAAACATAAAGGAGTCAGTGCTTTTATTATCGAAAAAGATTTCTCCGGATTTTCTGTTGGCAAGAAGGAAAAAAAGTTAGGTATCCGTTCATCTCCAACGACTGAAATTATTATGGAAAACTGTCGAGTGCCCGCAGAAAATTTGCTAGGAGAAGAAGGTGAAGGGTTCAAAATTGCAATGAAAACATTAGACGGCGGAAGAAATGGAATTGCTGCCCAGGCTGTAGGAATTGCACAAGGAGCGCTTGACGCTGCAACAGATTATGCAAAAGAACGAAAACAGTTTGGCAAACCCATTGGCAGTATGCAAGGAATTTCTTTTAAATTAGCAGACATGGCTACGAAAATAGAAGCTTCCCGTTTGTTAACATATCAAGCTGCCTGGAGAGAAAGTGAAGGCGTTTCTTATGGCAAGGAGTCAGCTATGTCCAAATTGTTCGCCGGGGATACAGCAATGGAAGTAACAACGGAAGCGGTACAAGTTTTTGGAGGGTACGGTTATACGAAAGAATACCCAGTGGAACGCTTTATGCGTGACGCTAAAATTACACAAATTTATGAAGGAACGAACGAAATTCAACGTTTAGTTATCGGAAAAATGCTATTAGCAGATTAA
- a CDS encoding (Fe-S)-binding protein — translation MDTFIIVNWIAFLLVTFYAVYLFAQLVKTRYEYIKLGQKAEFNQTVKERWEAILTNVFGQKKLLKDKKSGTIHVMFFYGFLLVQFSAIDTIWKGLQIGGHLPLGPVYPYFTLFQEVVVFMILAAVVWAFYRRYVEKLVRLKRGWKAGLVLIFIGGLMTSKMIAKGMEMVWLDKGLTGFEPIASVIAFVASPLGAGAAGVLFYVFWWAHLLFLLSFLVYVPQSKHAHLIAGPANVWLGRTHPVGQLSSIDFEDETKEEFGVGKIEDFNQKQLLDLYACVECGRCTNMCPATGSGKMLSPMDLLIKMRDHLTEKGAAVTSRSPWLPAYAFSGTNGNQLAAQGKGAEEAAAGYDVSLIGDVITEEEIWACTTCRNCEDQCPVMNEHVDKIIDLRRYLVLTEGKMDSEAQRAMMNIERQGNPWGINRKEREKWREAREDIDAPTVKELKKEDKTFDYLFFVGSMGSYDKRSQKIAQSFAKLMNEAGVSFAILGNKEKNSGDTPRRIGNEFLFQELASFNINEFQKNDVKKIVTIDPHAYNTFKNEYREFGLEDVEVYHHTELLAQLVREGKLTPRHEVKETITYHDSCYLGRYNEVYDPPREILEAVPGLNIVEMERNRQDGMCCGAGGGMMWMEEEAGQRVNVARTEQALQTSPSMIGSACPYCLTMMSDGVKAKEAEDDIQTMDIAEILERSVVGERQKAAEAE, via the coding sequence ATGGATACGTTTATAATTGTGAATTGGATTGCGTTTTTACTTGTTACCTTTTATGCTGTTTATCTTTTTGCTCAGCTTGTGAAAACGAGGTACGAATATATTAAGCTCGGTCAAAAGGCTGAGTTTAATCAAACGGTTAAAGAGCGATGGGAAGCGATCTTGACCAATGTGTTTGGACAGAAGAAACTCTTGAAAGATAAGAAAAGCGGAACCATTCATGTGATGTTCTTTTATGGATTTTTGCTCGTGCAGTTCAGTGCGATTGACACGATTTGGAAAGGACTGCAGATAGGGGGGCATCTGCCGCTTGGACCAGTATATCCTTATTTCACCTTGTTTCAGGAAGTCGTTGTATTTATGATTTTGGCGGCAGTTGTTTGGGCGTTTTACCGCCGCTATGTAGAAAAGCTGGTTCGCTTGAAACGCGGTTGGAAAGCAGGGTTGGTGCTGATTTTTATCGGCGGCTTAATGACATCCAAAATGATTGCCAAGGGGATGGAAATGGTGTGGCTCGACAAAGGATTAACGGGCTTTGAACCAATTGCTTCGGTGATTGCTTTTGTTGCTTCCCCCCTTGGTGCTGGGGCAGCAGGTGTCTTGTTTTATGTATTCTGGTGGGCGCACTTATTGTTTTTACTCTCGTTTTTAGTCTACGTCCCGCAATCCAAACACGCCCATCTAATAGCGGGGCCCGCAAACGTGTGGCTCGGCCGGACTCATCCGGTAGGGCAGCTGTCATCGATTGATTTTGAAGATGAAACCAAAGAGGAATTCGGGGTTGGAAAGATTGAAGATTTTAACCAAAAACAATTGCTAGATCTCTATGCCTGTGTCGAATGCGGCCGCTGTACGAATATGTGTCCGGCCACAGGCTCTGGGAAAATGCTGTCCCCGATGGACTTATTGATTAAAATGAGAGACCATTTAACCGAAAAAGGGGCGGCTGTCACGTCCCGTTCGCCGTGGCTGCCGGCATATGCGTTCAGCGGGACGAATGGAAACCAGCTGGCTGCTCAAGGTAAAGGAGCCGAAGAAGCTGCTGCCGGCTATGATGTCAGCTTAATCGGTGATGTTATTACAGAAGAAGAAATTTGGGCATGTACGACGTGCCGCAACTGTGAAGATCAGTGTCCGGTCATGAATGAACACGTCGATAAAATCATTGATCTGCGCCGTTATTTAGTGTTGACGGAAGGGAAAATGGATTCTGAAGCACAGCGCGCGATGATGAATATTGAGCGTCAGGGTAACCCGTGGGGGATTAACCGGAAAGAACGGGAAAAATGGAGAGAAGCCCGCGAAGATATTGACGCACCAACTGTGAAAGAATTGAAAAAAGAAGACAAAACGTTTGACTACTTGTTCTTTGTCGGTTCCATGGGGTCTTATGACAAGCGCAGCCAAAAGATAGCCCAGTCGTTTGCGAAATTAATGAACGAGGCAGGGGTTTCCTTTGCCATTCTTGGAAACAAAGAAAAGAACTCCGGAGATACACCAAGACGTATCGGAAATGAGTTTTTGTTCCAGGAACTTGCATCTTTTAATATTAACGAATTTCAAAAAAATGACGTAAAGAAAATCGTTACTATCGATCCGCATGCGTATAATACTTTTAAAAATGAATATCGGGAATTTGGTTTAGAAGACGTGGAAGTGTACCATCATACCGAATTACTGGCCCAGCTCGTACGCGAAGGAAAGCTCACACCGCGTCATGAAGTGAAGGAAACGATAACGTATCACGATTCTTGTTACCTCGGGCGCTACAATGAAGTGTACGATCCGCCGCGAGAAATTTTAGAGGCGGTTCCGGGCCTTAACATCGTTGAAATGGAGAGAAATCGTCAAGATGGGATGTGCTGTGGAGCTGGCGGGGGCATGATGTGGATGGAAGAAGAAGCCGGCCAGCGGGTAAATGTCGCCCGTACCGAACAAGCGCTCCAGACGAGTCCGTCCATGATCGGAAGCGCCTGTCCGTACTGTTTGACGATGATGTCAGATGGGGTCAAAGCTAAAGAAGCAGAAGATGATATCCAAACGATGGATATTGCAGAAATTTTAGAACGATCCGTAGTGGGGGAAAGACAAAAAGCAGCAGAAGCCGAATAG
- the rpoE gene encoding DNA-directed RNA polymerase subunit delta — translation MSISDYNEEQIEEMSAVELAHILLGDEEKPYDYQELIKKIADLKSLSPEEKKNRCTKLFTAMNLDGRFVHLGENHWGLREWYPLDQSDEDLSTTVKAPKKPKSDDYDEFEDDFDGDLEDIEDELDELSQEEDADDYERDDEFEGFGSDEENVEEKDKY, via the coding sequence GTGAGCATCTCTGATTACAATGAGGAACAAATCGAAGAAATGTCCGCGGTCGAACTGGCTCACATTTTATTGGGAGACGAAGAAAAACCATATGACTACCAAGAGTTGATTAAAAAGATTGCAGATTTAAAAAGTCTCTCACCAGAAGAGAAAAAAAATCGCTGTACGAAACTATTTACAGCAATGAATTTGGATGGTCGTTTTGTTCATTTAGGTGAAAATCATTGGGGATTAAGAGAGTGGTATCCGCTTGATCAATCTGATGAGGACTTAAGCACCACGGTTAAAGCACCAAAAAAACCAAAATCAGACGATTACGATGAATTTGAAGATGATTTTGATGGAGATCTAGAGGATATTGAAGATGAGTTAGATGAACTATCGCAAGAAGAAGACGCTGACGATTATGAAAGAGACGATGAATTTGAAGGTTTTGGGTCGGATGAAGAAAATGTCGAAGAAAAAGACAAATATTAA
- a CDS encoding 3-hydroxybutyryl-CoA dehydrogenase, translating to MDIQTIMVVGAGQMGAGIAQVHAQSGYYVYLHDVKETQVEKGLERVKKNLTRQTEKGRLTNEEKSEILSRIVPSTELENASKADLAVEAIVENMDVKKKVFKELDECAPPHAILATNTSSLPITEIAAETSRPSQVIGMHFMNPVPVMKLVEIIRGLETSDKVFDAVKQTAESLHKTPVEVNDFPGFVSNRILMPMINEAIYTVYEGVSSPEDIDQVMKLGMNHPMGPLTLADFIGLDTCLYIMETLHDGFGDDKYRPCPLLRKYVKAGWIGKKVGRGFYNYNE from the coding sequence ATGGATATTCAAACCATAATGGTAGTCGGCGCTGGTCAGATGGGGGCAGGAATTGCTCAGGTTCATGCCCAATCTGGATATTATGTTTACCTGCACGATGTAAAAGAGACCCAGGTCGAAAAAGGTTTAGAAAGAGTGAAAAAGAATTTGACGAGACAAACCGAAAAAGGGCGGCTTACGAATGAAGAAAAATCAGAAATACTAAGTCGTATTGTTCCATCCACGGAGTTAGAAAATGCTTCAAAAGCAGATTTAGCAGTGGAAGCAATTGTTGAAAATATGGATGTGAAAAAGAAAGTATTTAAGGAGCTGGATGAATGTGCTCCGCCTCACGCTATACTTGCGACAAACACTTCTTCTCTTCCTATCACAGAAATTGCAGCAGAAACATCACGCCCCTCTCAAGTTATCGGCATGCACTTTATGAATCCAGTGCCAGTGATGAAGTTAGTAGAAATTATAAGAGGACTGGAAACAAGTGACAAGGTATTTGATGCAGTAAAACAAACAGCAGAGTCTCTTCATAAAACCCCCGTCGAAGTAAATGATTTTCCAGGTTTTGTTTCTAATAGAATTCTTATGCCGATGATTAATGAGGCAATATATACAGTGTATGAAGGTGTGTCTTCTCCAGAAGATATTGATCAAGTGATGAAATTGGGGATGAATCACCCAATGGGACCGCTCACCCTAGCCGATTTTATCGGCCTTGATACTTGTTTGTACATCATGGAAACACTGCATGATGGTTTCGGGGATGATAAATATCGACCTTGTCCATTACTCCGCAAGTATGTGAAAGCAGGATGGATTGGGAAAAAAGTTGGCCGCGGCTTTTATAACTACAACGAATAA
- a CDS encoding acetyl-CoA C-acetyltransferase, translated as MAKSVIVGGARTPFGKFGGVLSSLTASELGGEAIKGALENTKINPEEIQEVIMGNVLQGGQGQIPSRQAARHAGLSWEVETETINKVCASGMRSVTLADQIIRAEDGEVLIAGGMESMSNAPYFLPKARWGARMGDASMKDLMVHDGLTCSFQGVHMGVYGNQAANEVGISREMQDHWALRSHQRVNEAKEKGYFSEEITSIEIPQRKGNPLVVSEDESPRKDTAIEALQKLKPVFANDGTVTAGNAPGVNDGACAMVLMSEERAKKEGKRPLAAITGHTALAVEAGDFPKTPGLVINKLLKKTGKSLKDIDLFEVNEAFAAVALIGEQLAGLDADKVNVNGGAVAIGHPIGASGARIILTLANELKRRGGGTGIAAICSGGGQGDAIMIEV; from the coding sequence ATGGCAAAATCAGTGATAGTTGGCGGGGCCCGCACTCCATTTGGGAAATTTGGCGGAGTATTAAGTAGTTTAACGGCATCTGAGTTAGGCGGCGAAGCGATAAAAGGGGCGTTAGAGAATACAAAGATAAACCCTGAAGAAATTCAAGAAGTCATTATGGGAAATGTATTACAAGGCGGGCAGGGGCAGATTCCCTCGCGCCAAGCGGCACGCCATGCAGGTCTTTCGTGGGAAGTAGAGACAGAAACGATTAATAAAGTGTGTGCTTCTGGGATGCGCAGTGTGACGCTGGCTGACCAAATAATAAGAGCAGAAGATGGAGAAGTCTTAATTGCCGGAGGAATGGAATCAATGAGCAATGCTCCATATTTTTTGCCAAAAGCACGTTGGGGAGCGCGAATGGGTGATGCTTCCATGAAAGATTTGATGGTTCATGATGGATTAACATGTTCTTTTCAAGGAGTTCACATGGGGGTATATGGGAATCAAGCAGCGAATGAAGTCGGTATTTCCCGGGAAATGCAGGATCACTGGGCCCTTCGCAGTCATCAGCGGGTGAATGAAGCAAAAGAAAAGGGTTATTTTTCAGAAGAAATTACATCGATAGAAATTCCTCAAAGAAAGGGAAACCCTCTTGTTGTTTCTGAAGACGAGAGTCCTCGTAAAGATACCGCTATCGAAGCACTGCAAAAGTTAAAGCCGGTTTTTGCAAACGACGGTACGGTTACGGCGGGGAACGCACCAGGTGTCAATGACGGTGCTTGCGCTATGGTTTTAATGAGTGAAGAACGTGCGAAAAAGGAAGGAAAACGGCCTCTTGCTGCCATTACAGGTCACACAGCTCTGGCAGTAGAAGCGGGGGATTTTCCGAAGACACCAGGATTGGTGATTAATAAATTATTAAAGAAAACAGGTAAATCACTAAAAGATATAGATTTATTTGAAGTAAACGAAGCTTTTGCAGCAGTGGCGCTAATTGGTGAACAGCTGGCCGGCCTTGATGCTGACAAAGTGAATGTAAACGGAGGAGCCGTAGCTATTGGTCACCCAATTGGAGCAAGCGGCGCGCGAATCATATTAACTTTAGCTAATGAATTAAAACGTAGAGGAGGAGGAACCGGTATCGCTGCTATTTGCAGCGGCGGTGGACAGGGAGATGCGATCATGATTGAAGTATAA
- a CDS encoding acyl-CoA dehydrogenase, which translates to MNLTFTEEQTMMRKMVRDFANNRVQPEVKRMEEEDRFPKELVKEMAELGLMGIPVEEKYGGAGMDFFSYIIAIQELSKVSPALGVILSVHTSVGTNPIVYFGNEEQKKKYVSKLASGEYLGAFALTEAGAGSDAASLKTTAVKKNDRYILNGSKVFITNGGAADTYILFARTDPAQGVKGVSAFIVEKHFPGFQIGKKEKKMGLNGSNTTEVILENCEVPQENLLGKEGEGFKIAMANLSAGRIGIAAQSLGIAEGALKAATAYAKERKQFGKPIGSKQGISFKLADMAANVEAAKLLTYQAASLRSKEVPCRKEASMAKLFASRTAMTVATEAVQIFGGYGYTKEYPAERFFRDAKICEIYEGTSEIQRIVIGKHLLGNEVG; encoded by the coding sequence ATGAATCTCACCTTTACAGAGGAACAAACGATGATGAGGAAAATGGTTCGTGATTTTGCTAATAATCGTGTGCAGCCGGAAGTGAAAAGGATGGAAGAGGAAGATCGTTTTCCAAAAGAGCTCGTAAAAGAGATGGCTGAGCTTGGATTAATGGGCATACCAGTCGAAGAGAAATATGGCGGGGCTGGGATGGATTTTTTTTCTTATATTATTGCTATCCAGGAATTATCAAAAGTGAGTCCAGCTTTAGGGGTTATTTTATCTGTGCATACTTCTGTCGGCACAAATCCCATTGTTTATTTTGGCAATGAAGAACAGAAGAAGAAATATGTATCCAAACTTGCTTCAGGAGAGTACCTTGGCGCATTTGCGCTGACTGAAGCCGGCGCGGGAAGTGATGCGGCGTCTCTTAAAACAACAGCAGTGAAGAAAAATGATCGTTATATACTGAATGGTTCTAAGGTGTTCATTACAAACGGAGGAGCAGCTGACACCTATATTCTTTTTGCAAGGACTGACCCTGCCCAAGGAGTAAAAGGGGTGAGTGCATTTATTGTAGAGAAACATTTCCCTGGTTTTCAAATAGGGAAAAAAGAAAAAAAGATGGGGTTAAATGGGTCTAATACGACAGAAGTTATTTTGGAAAATTGTGAAGTTCCACAAGAAAATCTCCTTGGAAAAGAAGGAGAAGGATTTAAGATTGCGATGGCCAACCTTTCTGCAGGTCGTATTGGTATAGCAGCGCAGTCACTTGGAATAGCCGAAGGAGCCCTTAAAGCTGCAACTGCTTACGCTAAAGAAAGAAAACAATTCGGCAAACCAATTGGTTCCAAGCAGGGAATTTCTTTTAAATTGGCAGATATGGCAGCTAATGTTGAAGCAGCGAAACTATTAACCTATCAAGCAGCAAGTCTTCGATCAAAAGAGGTCCCTTGTAGAAAGGAAGCATCCATGGCAAAGCTGTTTGCATCCCGTACAGCCATGACTGTGGCTACTGAAGCCGTTCAAATTTTCGGGGGATATGGATATACGAAAGAGTATCCAGCCGAACGGTTTTTTCGTGACGCAAAAATATGTGAAATATATGAAGGAACGAGCGAAATTCAAAGAATTGTAATTGGAAAACATTTACTTGGAAATGAGGTAGGCTGA
- the icmF gene encoding fused isobutyryl-CoA mutase/GTPase IcmF, producing the protein MAVEELYKPVNSVRFVTASSLFDGHDASINIMRRLLQAGGAEVIHLGHNRSVEEIVNAAIQEDVQGIAISSYQGGHIEYFKYCYDLLREKNAGHIRIYGGGGGVITPPEIEELHNYGIAHIFSPEDGRTFGLRGMISQMLKECDYPTFKSGKALLEEVKDKSSQAVARFISVVEEEKENLDEEWHSALKELQSIGNKVPILGITGTGGAGKSSLTDELVRRFLREFTDKTIAILSIDPTKQKTGGALLGDRIRMNAIHHPHVFMRSLATRGSKTETTKSLREAIAVTKAAGFDFIIIETSGIGQGDAEITEFADVSMYVMTSEFGAPSQLEKIEMIDFADLIAINKFDRKGSEDALRDVRKQYQRSHMLFDEDLSKMPVYGTIASQFNDAGTNILFAALVDTIKKNFGADWKTTIDTTKETGKKDLIIPPERSPYLREIVQTVRQYKDRALEQEKTARKLFQLTGTIQLLKEKGVDTKELEEIYDNLEETLDSDVKKLLEEWDHLKESYKQDTFTTVIRDKEIVTELQTETLSGLKIPKVILPSFEDWGEIVRWSLKENVPGRFPFTAGVFPFKRKGEDPKRQFAGEGTPARTNRRFHYLSKDDEAKRLSTAFDSVTLYGEDPDYRPDIYGKVGESGVSICTLEDMKKLYDGFDLISPTTSVSMTINGPAPIILAMFMNTAIDQQVERFEKENERKPTAEEYENMKAQTLSTVRGTVQADILKEDQGQNTCIFSTEFALRMMGDIQQYFIDHNVRNYYSVSISGYHIAEAGANPISQLSFTLANAFTYVEYYLSRGMHIDDFAPNLSFFFSNGLDPEYAVIGRVARRIWSTVMKNKYGGNERSQKLKYHIQTSGRSLHAQEVDFNDIRTTLQALLAIYDNCNSLHTNAYDEAVTTPTEHSVRRAMAIQMIITKELGLAKNENSIQGSFIIEELTDLVEEAVLQELERLNDRGGVLGSMETQYQRGKIQEESMYYEMKKHSGELPIIGVNTYLNPEEEEEEFDMELARASKEEKEGQIKSLHHFQERNKDQAKTALANLQQTAVSGGNIFEELMKAVRVASLGQITHALYEVGGQYRRNM; encoded by the coding sequence TTGGCTGTAGAAGAATTATACAAACCTGTGAACTCGGTTCGTTTTGTTACAGCTTCTAGTTTGTTCGACGGCCATGATGCTTCGATCAACATTATGCGCCGACTCCTCCAAGCAGGGGGAGCCGAGGTAATCCATTTAGGTCACAACCGTTCTGTTGAAGAAATAGTAAACGCTGCCATACAAGAGGATGTACAGGGGATAGCTATTTCCTCTTATCAAGGAGGTCATATAGAATATTTTAAATATTGCTACGATTTACTCCGAGAAAAAAACGCAGGTCATATTAGAATATACGGAGGCGGGGGAGGCGTCATTACTCCTCCGGAAATAGAAGAGCTCCATAATTACGGTATTGCTCATATATTTTCGCCGGAGGACGGACGTACTTTTGGTCTGCGCGGTATGATCAGTCAGATGTTAAAAGAGTGTGATTATCCTACTTTTAAAAGCGGTAAGGCATTGTTAGAAGAAGTAAAAGACAAATCGAGTCAAGCTGTAGCACGGTTTATTTCGGTAGTGGAAGAAGAAAAGGAAAATTTAGATGAAGAATGGCACAGTGCTTTAAAGGAATTACAGTCGATTGGAAACAAAGTGCCTATTTTAGGTATCACCGGAACGGGGGGGGCCGGAAAAAGCTCCCTTACGGATGAGCTTGTCAGACGTTTCCTGCGCGAATTTACAGACAAAACCATCGCCATATTATCGATTGATCCGACAAAACAAAAAACAGGCGGCGCCTTGCTCGGTGACAGGATTCGCATGAATGCGATACACCATCCTCACGTTTTTATGAGAAGTCTTGCGACACGAGGGTCTAAAACTGAAACGACAAAAAGTTTACGTGAAGCTATTGCAGTAACAAAAGCGGCTGGATTTGACTTTATTATTATTGAAACAAGCGGGATCGGCCAAGGCGATGCTGAAATTACAGAATTTGCTGACGTTTCAATGTATGTGATGACAAGTGAATTTGGCGCGCCGTCTCAATTAGAGAAGATAGAAATGATTGATTTTGCAGACTTAATTGCTATCAACAAGTTCGACCGGAAAGGATCTGAGGATGCTTTACGCGATGTTCGAAAGCAATACCAGCGCAGTCACATGTTATTTGATGAGGACCTTAGTAAAATGCCTGTTTACGGGACAATTGCCAGCCAATTTAATGACGCTGGAACGAATATTTTATTTGCTGCGTTAGTAGATACGATTAAAAAAAATTTTGGGGCTGATTGGAAAACTACGATTGATACAACCAAAGAAACGGGCAAGAAAGATTTAATTATTCCACCAGAGCGATCCCCGTATTTACGTGAGATCGTCCAGACGGTTCGTCAATATAAAGATCGTGCATTAGAACAGGAAAAAACGGCAAGAAAGCTATTTCAATTAACTGGGACGATCCAGTTATTAAAAGAAAAAGGTGTGGATACAAAGGAGCTTGAAGAAATATATGATAATTTGGAAGAGACGCTTGATTCAGACGTAAAAAAGCTTTTAGAAGAATGGGACCACTTAAAAGAATCGTATAAGCAAGATACCTTTACTACGGTGATTCGAGATAAAGAAATTGTCACAGAACTTCAAACCGAAACGCTTTCTGGTTTGAAAATCCCTAAAGTAATTTTACCTTCTTTTGAGGATTGGGGAGAAATTGTACGATGGTCATTAAAAGAAAATGTTCCCGGCCGCTTTCCATTTACAGCGGGAGTTTTTCCTTTTAAACGAAAGGGAGAAGATCCAAAGCGGCAATTTGCCGGAGAAGGAACTCCTGCACGGACGAATCGCCGTTTTCACTATCTTTCTAAAGATGATGAAGCGAAACGCTTAAGCACAGCGTTTGATTCTGTGACTTTATACGGCGAAGACCCGGATTACCGTCCTGATATTTATGGAAAAGTAGGCGAAAGCGGCGTCAGTATTTGTACGTTAGAAGACATGAAGAAACTGTATGACGGCTTTGATTTAATTTCACCGACAACCTCTGTATCAATGACAATAAATGGACCTGCACCAATTATTTTAGCAATGTTCATGAATACAGCTATTGATCAGCAAGTGGAGCGTTTTGAAAAAGAAAATGAGAGAAAACCAACTGCCGAAGAATACGAAAATATGAAAGCGCAGACACTATCGACCGTTCGTGGAACAGTGCAGGCCGATATTTTAAAAGAAGACCAAGGGCAGAATACGTGTATTTTTTCTACAGAATTTGCTCTCAGGATGATGGGGGACATTCAGCAGTATTTTATCGACCATAACGTCCGTAACTATTATTCGGTTTCTATATCGGGATACCATATAGCAGAAGCGGGAGCCAATCCGATAAGTCAGCTGTCATTTACCCTTGCAAATGCTTTCACGTATGTGGAGTATTACTTAAGCCGCGGTATGCATATTGATGATTTCGCTCCTAACTTATCGTTTTTCTTCAGTAATGGACTGGACCCGGAATATGCGGTGATTGGCCGTGTTGCCCGCCGGATTTGGTCTACTGTTATGAAAAATAAATATGGCGGAAATGAACGCAGTCAAAAATTAAAATATCATATTCAGACATCAGGACGATCTTTGCATGCGCAGGAAGTAGATTTTAATGATATCCGTACCACGCTGCAGGCTCTGCTTGCCATATACGATAACTGTAATTCTCTTCACACAAATGCTTATGATGAAGCTGTAACTACTCCAACAGAACATTCGGTCCGGCGTGCTATGGCTATCCAAATGATTATTACAAAAGAACTCGGCTTAGCTAAAAATGAAAACTCTATACAAGGTTCCTTTATTATTGAAGAATTAACGGATCTTGTCGAAGAAGCAGTGTTACAGGAGTTAGAACGTCTTAATGACCGCGGAGGTGTCCTTGGTTCCATGGAAACCCAGTACCAGCGCGGAAAAATTCAAGAAGAATCGATGTATTATGAAATGAAAAAGCACTCCGGTGAATTGCCTATAATTGGAGTGAACACGTATTTGAATCCGGAAGAAGAAGAGGAAGAGTTTGATATGGAACTCGCGCGTGCAAGCAAAGAGGAAAAAGAGGGGCAGATTAAAAGCTTGCACCATTTTCAAGAACGAAATAAAGACCAAGCAAAAACAGCTTTAGCTAACCTTCAACAAACGGCCGTCAGCGGCGGCAACATATTTGAAGAATTAATGAAAGCGGTACGCGTTGCAAGTCTTGGTCAAATCACACACGCCCTTTACGAAGTAGGGGGTCAATACCGAAGAAACATGTAA
- a CDS encoding TetR/AcrR family transcriptional regulator has translation MAKKKVPSMVKDQQLIQRRREQMVKGAVALFKQKGFHRTTTREIAKESGFSIGTLYEYIGSKEDVLYLVCDSVYEEVRNRLESLLTNETVGLDRLKQVIQSLFKVIDDMQDEVLVMYQEAKSLPKEALPYVLEKENAMTAIIESAVQTCCKEGHLELSEQEIRMFAHNIMVGGHMWTFRRWSLQKEFTLDEYTSLQTRQLLYGVVQENIKVDEKF, from the coding sequence TTGGCGAAAAAGAAGGTACCGTCCATGGTAAAGGACCAGCAGCTTATTCAGCGCAGAAGAGAACAAATGGTCAAAGGAGCGGTAGCGCTTTTTAAACAAAAGGGATTTCACCGTACGACAACTAGAGAAATTGCTAAGGAATCAGGGTTTAGTATTGGCACGTTATATGAATATATCGGTTCTAAAGAAGATGTGCTGTATCTTGTTTGTGACTCTGTATATGAAGAAGTAAGAAACCGGCTGGAATCGCTATTGACCAATGAAACTGTCGGATTAGATAGGTTAAAGCAAGTGATACAGTCTTTATTTAAAGTAATAGATGACATGCAGGATGAAGTGCTTGTTATGTACCAGGAGGCTAAGTCCCTGCCAAAAGAAGCTCTGCCCTATGTGTTAGAAAAGGAAAACGCGATGACAGCTATTATAGAAAGTGCCGTTCAGACGTGCTGCAAAGAAGGACATTTAGAGCTTTCTGAACAAGAAATAAGAATGTTCGCTCACAACATTATGGTGGGAGGGCACATGTGGACTTTTCGCCGCTGGTCCTTACAAAAAGAGTTTACTCTCGATGAATATACTTCCTTACAAACACGCCAGCTTTTATATGGTGTCGTTCAGGAAAATATAAAAGTGGATGAAAAATTTTAA